From Triticum urartu cultivar G1812 chromosome 2, Tu2.1, whole genome shotgun sequence, a single genomic window includes:
- the LOC125541375 gene encoding equilibrative nucleotide transporter 3-like has protein sequence MAYGEVDHRGVHTTQEGKSLGVFICWFLGNGCLFGYNSMLTIEDHLVHLFPNYHPVRVITLTYQPFVLVIAAVFAYHEAKVNTRVRNLVGYSLFFLGSLALIILDLATSGRGGIATFIGVCTVVAVFGVPEGHVEGAMTGDLSLMCPEFIQSFSAGMAASGAITSALRLVTKAAFEKSRDGLRRGAMLFFAASCFFELLCVVLYAHVFPKLPIVKFYRAKAASEGSLTVVADLAAAGLQGQPKLSAEDDPAILERLSNKQLLMQNMDYALDMFLIYLLTLSIFPGFLAEDLGSHSLGSWYALVLIATYNGSDLAGRYVPLVEIIKVTSRRGLLAAVLARYLLLPAFYCAARYGGEAWMILLVSVLGLSNGCLTVCVLTEAPKPYKGPEQNALGNLLVFCLLAGICLGAVLDWLWLIGKGW, from the exons ATGGCGTACGGCGAAGTTGACCATCGCGGGGTGCACACAACTCAGGAG GGCAAGAGTTTGGGCGTTTTCATTTGCTGGTTTCTGGGAAACGGATGCCTCTTCGGGTACAACAGCATGCTCACCATCGAAGATCACCTCGTCCACCTCTTCCCA AACTACCATCCGGTTAGAGTCATCACTCTCACCTATCAGCCGTTTGTGCTCGTGATAGCTGCGGTGTTTGCCTACCATGAGGCGAAAGTAAACACCAGGGTGCGCAACTTGGTGGGGTACTCACTCTTCTTCCTCGGCTCGCTCGCTCTCATCATC CTGGATCTTGCGACGTCGGGAAGAGGTGGAATCGCAACCTTCATCGGCGTGTGTACGGTTGTGGCGGTGTTCGGCGTCCCGGAAGGTCATGTAGAAGGTGCCATGACCGGGGACCTGTCCTTGATGTGCCCGGAGTTCATACAG TCATTTTCTGCTGGCATGGCTGCATCTGGCGCAATAACGTCGGCCCTGAGGCTCGTTACAAAGGCGGCCTTCGAGAAATCCAGAGACGGCCTTCGCAGGGGAGCTA TGTTGTTCTTCGCCGCATCATGCTTCTTTGAGCTGCTGTGCGTCGTGCTGTACGCCCACGTCTTCCCCAAGCTGCCAATAGTGAAATTCTACCGTGCAAAGGCGGCTTCCGAGGGATCACTGACGGTCGTTGCCGACCTTGCTGCCGCTGGCCTCCAGGGACAGCCTAAACTATCG GCTGAAGACGACCCAGCCATCCTTGAACGTTTGAGCAACAAGCAGCTCCTTATGCAGAACATGGACTACGCCTTGGACATGTTCCTCATCTACCTGCTGACGCTGTCCATCTTCCCGGGATTTCTCGCCGAAGACCTCGGATCACACAGCCTGGGCTCCTG GTACGCGCTGGTGCTGATCGCGACCTACAACGGCTCGGACCTGGCCGGGAGATACGTGCCTCTGGTGGAGATCATCAAGGTGACGTCCCGGAGGGGACTGCTGGCCGCGGTGCTCGCCCGGTACCTGCTCCTCCCGGCGTTCTACTGCGCCGCCAGGTACGGAGGGGAGGCCTGGATGATCCTGCTCGTATCGGTTCTGGGACTCAGCAACGGGTGCCTGACCGTCTGCGTCCTGACCGAGGCGCCGAAGCCGTACAAG GGGCCAGAACAGAATGCTCTCGGAAACCTGCTCGTGTTCTGCCTCTTGGCGGGCATATGTTTAGGGGCTGTTCTTGACTGGCTGTGGCTCATAGGCAAAGGATGGTGA